A stretch of DNA from Ricinus communis isolate WT05 ecotype wild-type chromosome 4, ASM1957865v1, whole genome shotgun sequence:
CTTTTTTCATTTGAGggatatagatttttttttaataaaaggagtatatatttattttttattattttttatatagttttacatgtatttaatatgaaatagtATTTTATGAGCAATGCGACATCTAATAATgcatcaaaaatttataaatatattaagattttatttttaaaaattatttttaatttttattaaaattaaaaatatatatatattttaacaaattgTTTATGATTACAAAATATCTAattggattaattaaaaatatttattttatcaaatatttatatttctattaatatttataatttaaaaaataaaaaaaatattaaatgcaCTTAAAAAATGCTAAATAAATGAAGCATATGTTATgctttcaatataaaaaatatttttgtccCTTAAGTGGAAGAGCGTtaaattacggagttgtttttttgaattttattcaaaaatataaatggttaacttactttatattattttaaaaatatataatttaacagtataatttaataatttctttgttGCTTGAATCGATGGTGTGCAAATCCTCCACCTATACGTGGGGTTGGTATTGATCTCTAAATCAAAAGAGtagtatttatttcatatttttcaattattttattttttttctgttgATTTAATTATAGGGGGAGACATGATAATTATGTGTTTTAGCCTTTTAGGCAAATACTTGTCAGCTAAATACTGTTGAATAATCAAACTTATTTGGTCTAACTTTTGGCAAAATCAAGACTGAATTACGATTTTCTCTAATTACAAGTATTTAAAAGTACACCGAATTGCTCATTTCATGTGTTAATATTCAAACAAAGGGTCAATGgagtacaaaatataaaagtcaCAATAGTCACTATGATAACCCAGGAACAGATCACAACCCATCTCATAATTTATTACAAGACTTACTACTAACCGTACACGTAATGACTTTATCATTATGAAAAGACTTTCCCCCGAATAGTCACTAGAGAAACGTGTATTTTGAGGCATATGAATTGTATTAATGGTCATATCCACCGCTATTCTGCCTCTATTATGTTTAATCAAATGTGTCATCTTTTAGTgagaattgaaaaaaaattttaggCATAATACTCAGTTTATTATGTCATCACTAATtgcataataatatataattttatttattataattatatctttattggttgatttatttatgactatcgataatttatgattaaaatttaattaataaaaatatataattaataaataaaattatatattattatataattaatttaatttacagATAATATGATAAGCTGACTCTAACGTATTTAAACTTGTATgcctaattttctttctcgtTCGGTAAAAGTTGTGGGTCAGAGCTTTCATTGTTTTTAACCGATTCAAAAACAataatccaataaaataaaatacatcaaacaTCTTAtgtgaaaggaaagaaataacaaataacAGAATTTCGAAgggattcttttcttattttcttatttatatttctcaattttcaCACATTCAATGATTATATCAGCAACTGTTGTAGCCCActgattttgtttttctttgataaGTCGTtggtttttctctttttctaagCATTTTACATGAAGCTCTTCCATCTTTACGAATTGATTAAGTAGATCTACTGCTTTCAACTAACAACtggaaatatatattttttatatcgtTTAAACATCAGTGAAACTTACTTCTGTCTCATTTTcgtttgcttttttttttttttcttttttcattataaaggatgttgcATGTCAGTTGTTGCTAGTTTAATTCTATATAATAGACCAAAATAacctaattgttattatttagtaaaataatattttaattgattttcaatttggtttaattttatgatttactCTAATTTGGTTCAGTTTAATTTTCGTTTGCATAgaacttaattttgtttagttCATTCTTAGAAAAATCTTAGTTGATGTGGTAGAGTTTATTTGATTGGATTTTGAACTGAATCAACCAAGCCGGTCTATGCATTTGCCTTGACAACCTTATTTAAAGTTCTCTATCCAATGTCGGtcctaaaaaaaaaacctaagaAACTTGCGAAGCGCGCACCTCAAGTACCTTGCCTATGTGAACTGAACAAACTCACAAAGACAAAGCACAACCAGCTATTGTTTAGTTTCGGTCATTCCAAGCAAAATCCAATTTGGGTTTCTGATGGAAGATATTGCCCACGTTATATACCAAGTTGACACGTAATTCTACtctaaaagatttataaataaaataaaataaaatcgtTTCCTCCCAACTCTTCCCCTCCTCTGGTTAATGCTTTCCTGAACACCTTTTTTCTTGGTTCTTTCAGAGTGACCAAAGAAGGCGAAGCCACTTTTGCATCTCCGCCCTGTAGATAAAATAGAACTCGAATAGTTGTCCGATAAAGGAAGGCAATGAAGGATGTTCATTCAACAAAGGATGAATGTCAATGGGCAACGTAATGATTTTTGTATTCAAGGGGTTTCGATTTTAGTTTTCGGTTCTGTTTCAGacattttaaattctttttatcacATTCTTTCTTGTAGAATCGGATTAAATCCGCAGCATGAAGTGCTCTTAATCTGTCGCCATCGCCCATACATCAACCACCACACTCGACTGTTTTTCAATCAACTTGTACAGTATTACTCCATTACAACATGTACTGTGGCCCCACAGTTAATGGAaccattttttattcttttactattttttcccctttaatttattagagtTTAATCATAGGCCTATCAACTTAtcattgatatatttattcacGAATAAAAAATGCAACTCATCACCAAATAGCCAACTTTTTAAGGCTTTTAGTCATCTATTGATTGTCTTCAATTATTTGTCTTGGCTAAGACAGttaagagaaattaaaataaagaaaaagaattaataccTATTTTATCATCTATTATACTATGAGAACAAAGAATGGCAAAGCATTGATTTCCCCACTTGAATGCTGTCCGTTCGATATCTCTCAATTGtgaaattgtaattttatcttcaatttgatttgattatgATATGTTTACAGGAAATTGGTTAGAATTAAATCTTAACTCTGAAATTAATATGATTCATGATTAATGATTATAACTCAAGAAGCAGTAAAGAATATATAGATATAGGCAATAAGTGCACACTCACTGTAATCTAGAGCTGCATAAGACATTTATGATTAGAGTTTAACATGTAAATAtctcaaaacaaaaaacagCCTGAAAGgtcattttattcatttgaGGTTAGACAAAAGGAAGCTACTCATAATTTAGGCAATAGCTATTCCAACATCATAATTCCCATTCCTAAGGGGCAGACAAACCTACAAACTTAGGATCCTCAAGTAAGAAAACAGCAATCCCTACCTTAGAGTTagactaatttattaaaggtCTAACCAACCAAACTAATAAAATGCCAACCTACCACGCCAAAACCACTACTCCTTTTGTGTATATATCATCAGAAAATGAGTGGTGCACACCTTAGGTAATGACATATCTCTTCCATTTAAGTCGTGAATTTTGTTCGTTCGTAAAAGAAGGGCCTCACTACCACAAGACCCAtctgatatttatattttttgtttatccTTTCCATAGTAAGATAAGAATGATGAAAACCATTCCATGttaaaaaagacaaaatccAGCAGTATCATCATCAGTCATAAACAAAGGACTTGGACTTATTTCTTTCAGTCAAACTACAAACAAACGAACAAAGCCCTAAGCATAAAAACAACAAGAACCAACAAGAGATGACAATTCTTTTGTCTGGTCTGTACattaaaagaaaggaataatTTTCCAGTCATctaatttactttttcttaGTCTTCTGATTCTAACCCCCATATTATCTAAAGATTATTCACTTATTATCCTCTTCCCTCAAGCAACAGTAATTATGCCATCTCCATTGTTGAAGCTGGGCATCACCTGAAAAGCTGAATACCTTGTTGATGATGGTGATTCCCTCTGATCAGATGGCAGAGAGAGCTTGAGTGACAAGTTTGGTGATGAGTCTGTGGATGCCTTCAAATTTAAGTTAATATCAGATATTCCAGAGGTAGGGGGAGCTGGGATGACAGCTATGGGTCGGATTAGAGTTGTCGATGAATTGGCTTGTAATAGAGATAAGTTCTGCATTGGAGTCTCAATTGGAATCGGCAATACAACAGGACTGCTGGTCATGGAAAAGGCCGGCATTGACATCACAGAAAAGTTGCTGGTTTCAGGTAGCGGAGGAGGTAATGGATGTGATTGTGGTGAACTACTGTTATCTTGGCGACGAGCTTGCTCTTCTTCCATTGGAAATGCCGTTACCTGATTATTAACAATACAAGGTCAACGATAATTGCTTGGCAAATGGATCTTGAAAATCCAACAATTATTAGATGTTAccactttattttattttattttatttttcattttcttaaaaaacaacaatgaaatataattaatattaacttaAATTTCTGGCCTGCTTGCTTAAGTCGAAGCTCCATTCCCAAGAAACCAAAACCATGTATTTGTGTGTTCTTTTCTGATTTTCCTAGGAAATTAATGATCTTCAttcaataaaaacataaatatctCAATCTAGAAgctttaaatattcaattacCAATTTACTTTTGAGTCAACTGCTTCAGATTTTTCagaaatttcattattattcaCTTTCCTAATCTTAACTGTTCTAAGCAGCCAAACAGAGTTTCAGATTCAGTTATTTACTTAAAAACAATAAGAGGACGAGATCGATTACCGTATCAGTGGTGATATCAAAGAGGCTGGATCTACGGCGACGGCGATTAAGATTACTACGGCGAAGAAAATACTTCTGAGCATGGCTTGCAACCTGCGTTGGAGTTCGAGTCTTCACAAAATTGCGAGATATTCCCCTCCAATCTCCTTTTCCTACTTTCTGCAATCCTAACAGAAACAGCTTATGCTCCTCTTCCGTCCATGGAACTCCTACACGTCGATCAAACAATAACATTcaatttaataagtttttcttttaagaacaaaaaaaaattaaaaagaaattaaagattgaTCGAACCTCGCTTGCGCTCGCCGCGAGCATTAGAAGAGTGAGGAACGGCGTCGTCTGCAGATGCATAACCAGAAGCAGCCATATCATCTTTATCCTTCTTGCTATTACTATTGGTTACAtgtttgttgttgttgttgttgctgctgctgctgctattGTTGTTATTAAAATCTTGAGGTTGCTCGTACTGAGATAAGTTATTCAAACTAACACTTTTTCTCATCGAATCCACCACAACTCTCACACCAAACAGCATGATCTCTCCTGCTCCTGCTCCTCCTATTCCTCCACCGCCGTCTTCGGTGGCGCAAGTGCCGGCCATATCTGCAGGACTAACAAAGAGACAGAAACagagagaaaggaagaagagagagagaaacgtGATTCCTTTGATCTCTAGTAGTTCTCGGTTTTGAGAAAGAGAGACGgtattttttttgtgtttgtgtATGTGGTGGAATCTGAAGCCGTACAATTGTAAAGGGCGAGAGTGGAGATTacaaaattatagaattagaaaaaataaaatgaaaataaaaattggaaaGTGGTGATGTGAGAAGAGTGATATATATAAAGGAGGGGCAGTTGGCACCATGTGGGTTAAATCTTTAAGAAAAGATGATAATACGTGGCATGTTTCTGTTCGTTAATCTAGTTTTGTTATCCTGTTCCTGCCATTGTCTGTCAATTTATCAAATCTCCTTTCTATAATCTATAAATCTCATTGATTGGCCTTATTGCTGCCCTCTAGCTTTGTTCTGGTGTGCTTCTTCTTAGCCTGTTGCACTTGCATCcgtatcatcatcatcatcatcatcattgaTTGTGActattatatgattattttgATCTCGGTACAGCTTGTGGATTATTTGTCGTCAACCAAAACAATTATAATagtattatcttattttatctgaaattatctttttaataaataatggtTGATTGAGGTCATGAAtgttttttgtatttttgctTTTAGATTGGCATCTAATATGATATCCTTTGTATACAATGATTATGAATAATGTGTAATTTCATTAGAAAGCATTATGAATGTCTTCTTACCtaggaaattaaaaaagaaagaaacgtTGGTTcaataaactttttatttttaatagtacacattgtattgttattttttttttcattaacaATAATCATTCCAATTCACATtggaaaatttcttttatctcgATCTCAAGatgtatttttttactatagAACACAAAATGGtgataaataatatagaaagtgaaacaataaatttaactaataatagaggtatttgaatttctttaaagaaaaaactcaACACACCTTTTGTTAATACTAATAGTAATTAACGTAGAGGACCCAATAAACTACGTTATGATTTAGagttcaaatataaattattaactcaTTTACCATAAACTAATAATGCAAGAATTAATTATCTCAACAGTCCCTCACTTAATACCAAAAATTAAGTCGAGAATTAAACActcaatattttattcaattgccaaaatttataaaatttcaactgGATTGCTCGTTACCGGtccatatttaaatataaataaaataagatttaataacgactgaagaataaataattaaaactaaactaCAGTAAAGAAGAGGAGTTAATGTTagattatcatattatatgtTATAGAGCCattaattaatagtaaatAAGGAAGAGAATCCATGtgttttgatattattattataaatatacagatTTGAGATTTCTTAAACCCCAAGTTCACGTGGTTATCACTTTAcagaataaaaatcaaaagggACAAGTGCACATGAAAGTGTTGGAGGAATTTCAAGGAAACAATATCTTATCCAATCCTCTTGCTTTCTTTCTCAAGTCAGATCAGATGAATCTAGTCAACCTGATATTTGCCTTTGGCCTCTGCAGTTTCAACTTCATTTACTTGGAAAAAAACACAAACAGATGTTTATCTAAACTAAACA
This window harbors:
- the LOC8258138 gene encoding transcription factor MYB1R1 — encoded protein: MAGTCATEDGGGGIGGAGAGEIMLFGVRVVVDSMRKSVSLNNLSQYEQPQDFNNNNSSSSSNNNNNKHVTNSNSKKDKDDMAASGYASADDAVPHSSNARGERKRGVPWTEEEHKLFLLGLQKVGKGDWRGISRNFVKTRTPTQVASHAQKYFLRRSNLNRRRRRSSLFDITTDTVTAFPMEEEQARRQDNSSSPQSHPLPPPLPETSNFSVMSMPAFSMTSSPVVLPIPIETPMQNLSLLQANSSTTLIRPIAVIPAPPTSGISDINLNLKASTDSSPNLSLKLSLPSDQRESPSSTRYSAFQVMPSFNNGDGIITVA